One window of Arthrobacter oryzae genomic DNA carries:
- a CDS encoding RDD family protein, protein MTHDAERCQRCQQLIRPGATFCPACGAPLSNRAARNDRNIDHSQRELMARAAAQGSPIPGSIPVAQARAEAAGPVATGQVAHVQGGGAGMGGKLDVVPAAAGRRLGAAVLDWVGPAALLVVMLTLGFASITRTRSGGFIVYDTAMLVLLGSIAAGITVVYMLVLLSVEGRSGNSIGNRLMGIRSTDQDGYAPGAGALFLRGLITGAGLLLAVVAAVLVVVFKWFEAALWILGPLALLGIAWAFVVVVSNTWDKNGKLRGWHDAAAKTLMFDVNAGRNPVTTGGIQGPYSFAPLDLPPVQQVSSPVAGAAPRPGQAVPGQTPEPQRAPNQPVAIPQPPLNPNQWQPPAMPQPAPAPVHAAAQPHPHSQPQPVPVQTKPLADPEPQVQVTQVQEPQVKAWVLHPDDDHDRTRMRGQTVPAPVAVLRLRLDDGRDFQLDQSVLIGRNPSGLPGEQVAQLLAVADPGRSISKTHLHLREDNGGVWVTDRNSTNGSAVTTPDGIRTALQAGEPAFVRPGSTVHFGDRTFHLGQA, encoded by the coding sequence ATGACGCATGACGCCGAGCGCTGCCAGCGCTGCCAGCAGTTGATCCGTCCGGGAGCGACGTTTTGCCCGGCCTGCGGTGCTCCGCTGAGCAACCGGGCCGCCCGCAATGACCGGAACATCGATCACTCGCAGCGTGAACTCATGGCGCGGGCCGCCGCGCAGGGCAGCCCGATTCCCGGTAGTATCCCCGTAGCGCAGGCCCGGGCGGAAGCCGCCGGACCGGTGGCCACGGGCCAGGTCGCGCATGTACAAGGGGGAGGTGCCGGAATGGGTGGCAAGCTGGATGTGGTTCCCGCGGCGGCCGGACGGCGCCTCGGCGCCGCGGTGCTCGACTGGGTGGGGCCGGCAGCGTTGCTCGTGGTGATGCTGACCCTTGGATTCGCGAGTATCACGCGGACGCGGAGCGGCGGCTTCATCGTCTATGACACAGCCATGCTGGTGCTGCTCGGCAGCATCGCGGCCGGCATCACTGTGGTTTACATGCTGGTATTGCTCTCCGTTGAGGGCCGCTCCGGCAACAGCATCGGCAACCGGCTCATGGGAATCCGCAGCACGGACCAGGACGGCTACGCCCCCGGCGCGGGCGCGTTGTTCCTGCGCGGCCTCATCACGGGCGCGGGCCTGCTCCTGGCCGTGGTGGCTGCCGTATTGGTGGTGGTGTTCAAGTGGTTCGAAGCCGCACTGTGGATCCTTGGCCCCCTGGCACTGCTCGGTATCGCCTGGGCTTTCGTGGTGGTGGTGTCCAACACCTGGGACAAGAACGGCAAGCTCAGGGGCTGGCACGATGCCGCGGCCAAAACCCTCATGTTTGATGTCAACGCCGGCCGGAACCCGGTGACCACCGGAGGGATCCAGGGTCCGTACAGTTTCGCGCCGCTGGATCTTCCGCCCGTGCAGCAGGTTTCCTCACCCGTTGCGGGTGCGGCACCCAGGCCGGGCCAGGCAGTGCCCGGGCAAACCCCGGAACCGCAACGCGCCCCCAACCAGCCGGTCGCGATTCCGCAGCCGCCACTGAACCCGAACCAATGGCAGCCCCCCGCCATGCCGCAGCCCGCTCCCGCCCCGGTCCACGCGGCGGCACAGCCGCACCCGCATTCGCAGCCGCAGCCCGTGCCGGTCCAGACCAAGCCCCTGGCGGACCCCGAACCCCAGGTCCAGGTAACCCAGGTCCAGGAACCCCAGGTCAAGGCGTGGGTGCTCCACCCCGACGACGATCATGACCGGACCCGCATGCGTGGGCAAACCGTGCCCGCACCGGTGGCCGTGCTGCGGCTCAGGCTCGATGACGGCCGGGATTTCCAGCTGGACCAGTCGGTCCTAATCGGCCGGAACCCCAGCGGGCTCCCGGGGGAACAGGTTGCCCAGTTGCTGGCCGTGGCCGACCCCGGACGTTCCATCTCCAAGACCCACCTGCACCTGCGTGAGGACAACGGGGGAGTCTGGGTCACCGACCGCAATTCAACCAACGGCAGCGCCGTCACCACTCCGGACGGCATCCGAACTGCCTTGCAGGCCGGGGAACCCGCCTTTGTACGCCCAGGGTCCACCGTGCACTTCGGTGACCGCACCTTCCACCTAGGACAGGCATGA
- a CDS encoding PP2C family protein-serine/threonine phosphatase, producing MNPQPAAATSATGREPGLQLSCGYGTDRGLRRELNEDSFIASDPVFAVADGMGGHEAGEIASGICVRTLAGMPQLATGERTATAAVVQQYLVSADERIRTATGSRAGTTLSGVVLVEQQGVPYWLVVNIGDSRTYRLSQGEFAQVSVDHSEVQELVDAGEITREQAAVHPRRHVVTRALGTGDETEADYWLLPVEEGDRIMVCSDGLNAELTDDHMFRILSTVGHPQDAVDALIQAALRSGGRDNVTVIVVDAKNVMNDAGTDTAPRPAVGAEDEDTLPRTRVTDRTDVPDSTEVDTEELPEAPGAVQPADAPGSAEPTAADNAEPLPDTAADTEGRHDGLK from the coding sequence ATGAATCCCCAGCCGGCAGCAGCCACCTCCGCAACGGGCAGGGAGCCCGGACTCCAACTGAGCTGCGGCTACGGAACAGACCGTGGCCTCCGCCGGGAACTCAACGAGGATTCCTTCATCGCCTCCGACCCCGTATTCGCCGTGGCGGACGGCATGGGAGGCCACGAGGCAGGTGAGATCGCCAGCGGAATCTGCGTCCGGACGCTCGCCGGAATGCCGCAGCTGGCCACCGGCGAGCGGACCGCCACAGCCGCCGTCGTCCAGCAGTACCTGGTCAGCGCCGATGAGCGGATCCGCACCGCCACCGGGTCCCGGGCCGGCACCACCCTGTCCGGTGTGGTGCTGGTGGAACAGCAGGGTGTCCCGTACTGGCTGGTGGTGAACATCGGCGATTCCCGGACCTACCGGCTGAGCCAGGGTGAGTTCGCACAGGTCAGCGTTGACCATTCCGAGGTCCAGGAGCTTGTCGACGCCGGCGAAATCACCAGGGAACAGGCGGCCGTGCACCCCCGAAGGCATGTGGTCACCCGTGCCCTGGGCACCGGCGACGAAACCGAAGCCGACTACTGGCTGCTGCCCGTCGAGGAAGGCGACCGCATCATGGTCTGCTCGGACGGGCTGAACGCGGAGCTTACGGACGACCACATGTTCCGCATCCTGAGCACCGTGGGCCACCCGCAGGACGCTGTGGACGCCCTGATCCAGGCGGCGCTGCGCAGCGGCGGACGTGACAACGTCACCGTGATCGTCGTGGATGCCAAAAATGTGATGAACGACGCCGGGACGGACACCGCTCCCCGGCCCGCCGTGGGAGCTGAAGACGAGGACACCCTGCCCCGCACCCGCGTGACGGACAGGACTGACGTGCCGGACAGCACGGAAGTGGACACCGAGGAACTTCCCGAGGCTCCCGGTGCCGTGCAGCCCGCCGATGCGCCGGGTTCCGCGGAGCCGACGGCGGCGGACAACGCCGAACCCCTGCCTGACACCGCAGCCGACACCGAGGGCCGCCACGATGGGCTCAAGTAG